A window of the Brassica napus cultivar Da-Ae chromosome C5, Da-Ae, whole genome shotgun sequence genome harbors these coding sequences:
- the LOC106427161 gene encoding serine/threonine protein phosphatase 2A 55 kDa regulatory subunit B beta isoform isoform X1, translating to MNGGDDAASSAAASGPPPSLEWRFSQVFGERTAGEEVHEVDIISAIEFDKSGDHLATGDRGGRVVLFERTDTKDNGGSRRDAEQMDYTVRHPEFRYKTEFQSHEPEFDYLKSLEIEEKINKIRWCQPANGALFLLSTNDKTIKYWKVQEKKIKKISEMNIDPSKDPGSSSPLPLIANGVHADKPQDYLSKDFPFPPGGIPSLRLPLVVTSQETNLVARCRRVYAHAHDYHINSISNSSDGETFISADDLRVNLWNLEVSNQSFNIVDVKPTNMEDLTEVITSAEFHPIHCNMLAYSSSKGSIRLIDMRQSALCDSHTKLFEEPEAPGSRSFFTEIIASISDIKFSKNGRYILSRDYMTLKLWDINMDSGPVASYQVHEHLRPRLCDLYENDSIFDKFECCLSGDGSRVATGSYSNLFRVFGASQGSTEAATLEASKNPMRRQTPARSSRSMTSVVRRGSESPGSDANGNAHDFTTKLLHMAWHPTENSIACAAANSLYMYYG from the exons atgaaCGGTGGTGACGATGCTGCTTCCTCCGCCGCTGCTAGTGGTCCTCCTCCGTCTCTAGAGTGGAGATTCTCTCAGGTCTTCGGCGAGCGAACCGCCGGAGAAGAAGTCCATGAag TTGACATCATTTCAGCCATTGAGTTTGATAAAAGTGGAGACCATCTCGCAACTGGTGACCGTGGGGGCCGAGTAGTTCTTTTTGAGAGGACGGATACTAAAGAT aATGGTGGATCCAGGAGGGATGCTGAGCAGATGGATTACACAGTTAGGCATCCTGAGTTTCGATACAAAACAGAGTTTCAGAGTCATGAACCTGAG TTTGACTATCTCAAGAGTTTGGAAATAGAGGAGAAAATCAACAAAATCAGATGGTGTCAGCCAGCAAATGGTGCATTGTTTCTGCTTTCCACAAATGATAAAACCATCAAATATTGGAAG GTACAAGAGAAGAAGATCAAGAAAATTTCTGAAATGAATATTGATCCGTCCAAAGATCCAGGTTCAAGTAGCCCTCTTCCATTAATTGCTAATGGAGTACATGCCGATAAACCACAAGACTACCTGAGCAAGGACTTTCCCTTCCCGCCAGGAGGCATTCCATCTCTGCGTTTGCCTTTGGTA GTGACTAGCCAGGAGACAAACCTTGTGGCTAGATGCCGAAGAGTGTATGCGCATGCTCACGATTACCATATTAATTCAATCTCAAATAGCAG CGATGGAGAAACCTTTATTTCGGCTGATGATCTGCGAGTCAATCTCTGGAATTTGGAAGTCAGCAACCAGAGTTTcaatattgttgatgttaagcCCACAAACATGGAGGACTTAACTG AGGTTATTACATCAGCTGAGTTCCACCCAATCCATTGTAATATGCTCGCATATAGCAGTTCAAAAGGCTCCATCCGTTTGATTGATATGAGGCAATCAGCTCTGTGCGATTCTCATACTAAATT GTTTGAAGAACCGGAAGCACCTGGTTCAAGATCATTTTTCACAGAGATAATTGCCTCAATTTCAGATATTAAATTCTCAAAGAATGGGAGATACATACTTAGTCGCGATTACATGACCCTCAAG CTGTGGGACATAAACATGGATTCTGGTCCAGTTGCGTCTTACCAGGTTCATGAACATCTGAGACCAAGG CTATGTGATCTCTATGAAAATGACTCCATCTTTGATAAATTCGAGTGTTGTCTGAGTGGTGATGGATCGAGGGTAGCAACAGGCTCTTACAG CAATCTGTTCCGCGTATTTGGAGCGTCTCAAGGAAGTACTGAAGCTGCAACGTTGGAAGCTAGCAAAAACCCGATGAG GAGGCAAACACCTGCGAGATCTTCCAGATCTATGACAAGCGTGGTTAGACGAG GATCAGAGAGTCCAGGATCAGATGCGAACGGAAACGCACACGATTTCACAACTAAGTTGCTGCATATGGCTTGGCACCCAACGGAGAACTCAATTGCTTGTGCAGCAGCCAACAGCTTGTACATGTATTATGGATGA
- the LOC106427117 gene encoding PRA1 family protein F1 produces MVHITHHTDIQKYHSPLYYQKKKRRNSMTTIYGTNPTAANDLAPKLEYITRTNNHHHVRPGLATRRSWKQMLDLGSFHFPRKIASVITRIKTNIVYFQTNYTIAVLFSVFLSLIWKPFALLILLALIGAWLFLYFLRDEPLIVFDREIDHRVVLIVMSVLTLSVLFLTDAKLNIAVAVVAGVVVILLHAAVRKTEEIYQNEDETSPLLPQV; encoded by the coding sequence ATGGTACATATCACACATCACACTGACATACAAAAATATCACTCTCCATtgtattaccaaaaaaaaaagagaagaaacagCATGACAACAATATACGGTACAAATCCGACGGCAGCTAACGACCTAGCCCCAAAACTCGAGTACATCACACGAACCAACAACCACCACCACGTAAGACCCGGCCTGGCCACGCGCCGTTCATGGAAGCAAATGCTCGACCTAGGCTCCTTCCACTTCCCGCGTAAGATAGCTTCAGTAATAAccagaatcaaaaccaacatcgTCTACTTCCAAACAAACTACACCATCGCCGTCCTCTTCTCCGTGTTCCTCAGTCTTATCTGGAAACCCTTCGCTCTCCTTATCCTGCTGGCCCTTATCGGTGCGTGGCTGTTCCTTTACTTTCTCCGCGACGAACCACTCATTGTATTCGACCGTGAGATCGACCACCGTGTTGTCCTTATTGTCATGTCCGTTCTCACTCTCTCGGTCCTTTTCTTAACTGATGCGAAGCTCAATATTGCCGTGGCCGTTGTGGCAGGCGTGGTGGTTATATTGTTGCACGCGGCTGTTAGGAAAACCGAAGAGATATACCAAAACGAAGATGAAACCAGTCCTTTACTTCCCCAAGTATAA
- the LOC106427155 gene encoding general transcription factor 3C polypeptide 3, whose translation MEDKGKGLVGEDEQTSFSVLEGGPSYMEDDGGDASDDNADDDGNSDEGGQVDDDDDDDSEERDESEAVSGIPTTFERLEYEALAKKKRKAFTDSQRDGSDKRSRYDAINIWNSTSGEKGFMELYDTGRRRKSRKNKKRGRRQGSKKKVSPEIQKRLSEAFFLHADNKNSEALPIILDVIKQAPTFGRAYHYLSLVYDKLGRTDSLSTRVLRIAATVEGPKSPCWKLLYERSKEQGDLSARSYASKAVQADPENFPLKYEYADLCLNAGKYKEAAETYEQIFRRYPERIEVLDWGTKYFLKSGEGERAANILEDHIKSHPSEVGPDVLDLLASVLMEINAYDRTLKYIHDVRQIYNPGKELPSSLKIRQAICHVRLQEMKQAEIVLSILPREAVSEHSDLIINLADELTNIGNFHTALKYYLLAVNDTVNDGYLFVKVARCYTSLAKRDQAIIFYYKALNELSDPIDARITLSSLLLEDGNRDEAISVLSPPENPDLDTSKQKAWWKKRKIRMHLCQIYYSEGMLEEFANTALQLVLKWVWRRTVKGKRKRSVLSELQRNRRRRRPRDAQASELRGGPKKWRKIRATLNEAKRIRERAAIKAHNEDMCSESEEEAMKDEEYHRLFVDLCKALASLQRFWEALEIVNLARRLDAKMLPVEIKKELQSLGAKISCDTMDPKQWFDCVRSVIQQHPYRLNAWNCYYKVISRLGKRASSEAKFMHHLRSKYRDCVPPILIAGHHFTVTSRHQDAAREYLEAYKLMPDSPLINLCVGAALINLALGFRLKNRHECLAQGFAFLYNNIRICSNSQEALYNVARAYHHVGLVTLAASYYEKVLAVYEKEYPMPKLPNEDPNVAEERKPVNCDLRKEAAHNLHLIYKHSGAFDLARQVLKDHCTF comes from the exons ATGGAAGATAAGGGAAAGGGCCTGGTGGGAGAAGATGAGCAAACCTCCTTTTCTGTGTTAGAAGGGGGCCCAAGCTATATGGAAGACGACGGTGGTGATGCTAGTGATGATAACGCTGATGATGATGGAAACAGTGATGAAGGAGGCCaggtagatgatgatgatgatgatgactctGAAGAAAGAGATGAGTCTGAAGCTGTCAGTGGAATTCCAACAACATTCGAACGCCTTGAATATGAAGCTCTCGCTAAGAAGAAACGCAAAGCATTTACTGACTCTCAACG TGATGGTTCAGATAAGAGATCCAGGTATGATGCTATTAACATCTGGAATAGCACCTCGGGCGAGAAGGGATTCATGGAACTCTACGATACTGGCCGCCGACGAAAGTCTAGGAAG AATAAAAAAAGGGGTAGACGACAGGGGTCAAAGAAAAAAGTTTCACCTGAAATTCAGAAGAGGTTGAGTGAGGCTTTTTTTCTTCACGCAGATAATAAAAACAGTGAG GCTTTACCTATTATATTAGACGTTATTAAGCAAGCACCAACCTTCGGTCGAGCGTATCATTACCTATCGCTTGTATATGATAAACTTGGTAGGACCGACTCATTGTCTACTCGAGTATTGAGGATTGCTGCAACTGTTGAAGGTCCAAAATCACCTTGTTGGAAGTTGCTTTACGAGAGGTCCAA GGAGCAAGGGGACTTGTCTGCAAGGAGTTATGCGTCCAAAGCAGTACAAGCTGATCCAGAGAATTTCCCTTTGAAATATGAATATGCAGACCTCTGCCTAAATGCTGGAAAATATAAAGAAGCTGCCGAAACCTATGAGCAAATATTTCGTCGGTATCCTGAGAGAATTGAGGTCCTCGATTGGGGGACAAAG TACTTTCTAAAATCCGGCGAGGGTGAACGAGCAGCAAACATCTTAGAGGATCATATAAAATCTCATCCATCTGAAGTGGGGCCTGATGTCTTGGATCTACTGGCTTCTGTTTTGATGGAAATTAATGCGTATGATAGAACTCTTAAGTATATTCATGATGTGCGCCAAATCTACAATCCAGGAAAAGAACTGCCTTCCAGCTTGAAAATCAGACAAGCCATCTGTCATGTTCGCCTCCAAGAAATGAAGCAAGCAGAG ATTGTTTTAAGTATTCTACCACGGGAGGCTGTATCCGAACATTCAGACCTCATCATCAATTTGGCTGATGAGCTAACAAACATTGGGAATTTTCACACTGCTCTCAAATACTATTTGTTAGCAGTCAATGACACTGTGAAT GATGGTTATTTGTTTGTGAAAGTTGCTCGCTGTTATACGTCGTTGGCCAAACGAGATCAGGCCATCATTTTCTATTATAAAG CTTTGAATGAACTCAGTGATCCAATTGATGCTCGCATAACTCTGTCTTCACTTCTCCTGGAAGATGGCAATCGAGATGAAGCTATATCAGTGCTTTCTCCTCCGGAAAATCCAG ATCTTGATACTTCTAAACAGAAGGCATGGtggaagaaaagaaagatcagGATGCATCTTTGTCAGATCTATTATTCAGAGGGGATGCTTGAGGAATTTGCCAATACAGCATTACAGTTGGTTCTTAAGTGGGTTTGGCGGCGGACG GTCAAGGGAAAAAGAAAACGATCGGTTCTTTCGGAGCTCCAAAGAAATAGAAGACGCCGACGTCCTAGAGATGCTCAAGCTTCAGA GTTGAGAGGCGGACCCAAAAAGTGGCGCAAAATCAGGGCAACATTAAATGAGGCAAAGAGAATCAGAGAACGGGCTGCTATTAAAGCTCATAACGAAGATATGTGCAGTGAATCTGAG GAAGAAGCTATGAAGGATGAAGAGTATCACCGTCTCTTTGTAGAT TTGTGCAAGGCATTGGCATCGCTGCAAAGGTTTTGGGAAGCTCTGGAGATAGTTAACCTGGCTCGTAGATTGGACGCCAAAATGCTGCCTGTTGAGATAAAAAAGGAGCTTCAGTCACTTGGAGCTA AAATATCATGTGATACTATGGATCCAAAGCAGTGGTTTGACTGTGTAAGATCTGTCATTCAGCAACATCCGTATCGTTTGAATGCCTGGAACTGCTATTACAAAGTCATTTCAAG GCTAGGGAAAAGAGCGTCGAGTGAAGCTAAGTTCATGCATCACTTAAGAAGCAAGTACAGAGATTGCGTACCGCCTATTCTGATAGCCGGTCACCATTTCACCGTGACAAGCCGACATCAAGATGCTGCAAGAGAATACCTTGAAGCATATAAACTAATGCCAGATAGCCCTTTAATCAACCTCTGCGTAG GAGCTGCTTTAATCAACTTAGCCCTCGGTTTCCGACTCAAGAACCGACATGAGTGTCTTGCTCAAGGCTTTGCGTTTCTATACAACAATATAAGAATCTGCAGTAACAGTCAAGAGGCGTTGTATAACGTTGCTAGGGCGTATCATCACGTGGGTCTTGTGACTCTTGCGGCTTCGTACTACGAGAAGGTTTTAGCGGTTTACGAGAAAGAATATCCAATGCCGAAACTCCCAAACGAAGATCCTAATGTTGCGGAAGAGCGTAAACCTGTTAACTGTGACCTACGCAAAGAGGCTGCGCACAATCTGCATTTGATATATAAGCACAGTGGAGCGTTTGATCTCGCGAGGCAGGTCTTGAAGGATCACTGCACTTTCTAA
- the LOC106427114 gene encoding inorganic pyrophosphatase 2, translating to MANKNNIVIVFDFDKTIIDVDSDNWVVDQLGFTDLFDQLLPTMPFNSLMARMMKELHDHGKTIEEIKQVLRRIPIHPRVIPAIKSAHALGCELRIVSDANTLFIETVLEHLGIREYFSEINTNPGLVDEQGRLIVSPYHDFTKSSHGCSRCPPNMCKGLIIERIQASFTKEGNKMKMIYLGDGAGDYCPSLRLKAEDYMMPRKNFPVWDLISQNRTLVKATVRDWTDGEAMERILMGIINEIISSDEEEMEKMLSSDHCKISVGIVHEPLVPLALQVPLNLVK from the exons ATGGCTAACAAGAACAACATTGTCATCGTATTCGATTTCGACAAGACGATCATCGACGTGGACAGTGATAATTGGGTCGTCGATCAACTTGGCTTCACTGATTTGTTCGACCAGCTTCTCCCCACAATGCCTTTTAACTCTCTCATG GCTCGGATGATGAAGGAGCTTCATGATCATGGCAAAACCATTGAAGAAATCAAACAAGTCTTGAGAAGAATCCCCATCCATCCTCGTGTCATCCCTGCTATCAAATCTGCTCATGCGTTAGG GTGCGAGCTGAGAATAGTGAGCGACGCGAACACGTTATTCATCGAAACGGTCCTTGAACATCTCGGGATTCGTGAGTATTTCTCTGAGATTAATACAAATCCTGGACTTGTAGATGAACAAGGAAGGTTAATAGTATCTCCGTACCATGACTTCACCAAATCCTCCCACGGTTGCTCTCGTTGCCCTCCTAACATGTGCAAG ggTTTGATAATTGAGAGGATTCAAGCTTCTTTTACCAAAGAAGGAAACAAGATGAAGATGATCTATCTTGGAGATGGTGCTGGTGATTACTGTCCGAGTCTTAGACTCAAAGCTGAAGATTACATGATGCCAAGGAAGAATTTTCCGGTTTGGGATTTGATCAGTCAAAACCGGACCTTGGTCAAGGCCACGGTTAGAGATTGGACCGATGGTGAAGCTATGGAGAGAATACTAATGGGAATAATCAACGAGATTATATCATCAGatgaagaggagatggagaagATGTTGAGCTCTGATCATTGCAAGATATCGGTTGGGATTGTTCACGAGCCTTTGGTGCCTCTTGCTCTTCAAGTTCCCCTTAATCTCGTTAAGTGA
- the LOC106427161 gene encoding serine/threonine protein phosphatase 2A 55 kDa regulatory subunit B beta isoform isoform X2, translating into MNGGDDAASSAAASGPPPSLEWRFSQVFGERTAGEEVHEVDIISAIEFDKSGDHLATGDRGGRVVLFERTDTKDNGGSRRDAEQMDYTVRHPEFRYKTEFQSHEPEFDYLKSLEIEEKINKIRWCQPANGALFLLSTNDKTIKYWKVQEKKIKKISEMNIDPSKDPGSSSPLPLIANGVHADKPQDYLSKDFPFPPGGIPSLRLPLVTSQETNLVARCRRVYAHAHDYHINSISNSSDGETFISADDLRVNLWNLEVSNQSFNIVDVKPTNMEDLTEVITSAEFHPIHCNMLAYSSSKGSIRLIDMRQSALCDSHTKLFEEPEAPGSRSFFTEIIASISDIKFSKNGRYILSRDYMTLKLWDINMDSGPVASYQVHEHLRPRLCDLYENDSIFDKFECCLSGDGSRVATGSYSNLFRVFGASQGSTEAATLEASKNPMRRQTPARSSRSMTSVVRRGSESPGSDANGNAHDFTTKLLHMAWHPTENSIACAAANSLYMYYG; encoded by the exons atgaaCGGTGGTGACGATGCTGCTTCCTCCGCCGCTGCTAGTGGTCCTCCTCCGTCTCTAGAGTGGAGATTCTCTCAGGTCTTCGGCGAGCGAACCGCCGGAGAAGAAGTCCATGAag TTGACATCATTTCAGCCATTGAGTTTGATAAAAGTGGAGACCATCTCGCAACTGGTGACCGTGGGGGCCGAGTAGTTCTTTTTGAGAGGACGGATACTAAAGAT aATGGTGGATCCAGGAGGGATGCTGAGCAGATGGATTACACAGTTAGGCATCCTGAGTTTCGATACAAAACAGAGTTTCAGAGTCATGAACCTGAG TTTGACTATCTCAAGAGTTTGGAAATAGAGGAGAAAATCAACAAAATCAGATGGTGTCAGCCAGCAAATGGTGCATTGTTTCTGCTTTCCACAAATGATAAAACCATCAAATATTGGAAG GTACAAGAGAAGAAGATCAAGAAAATTTCTGAAATGAATATTGATCCGTCCAAAGATCCAGGTTCAAGTAGCCCTCTTCCATTAATTGCTAATGGAGTACATGCCGATAAACCACAAGACTACCTGAGCAAGGACTTTCCCTTCCCGCCAGGAGGCATTCCATCTCTGCGTTTGCCTTTG GTGACTAGCCAGGAGACAAACCTTGTGGCTAGATGCCGAAGAGTGTATGCGCATGCTCACGATTACCATATTAATTCAATCTCAAATAGCAG CGATGGAGAAACCTTTATTTCGGCTGATGATCTGCGAGTCAATCTCTGGAATTTGGAAGTCAGCAACCAGAGTTTcaatattgttgatgttaagcCCACAAACATGGAGGACTTAACTG AGGTTATTACATCAGCTGAGTTCCACCCAATCCATTGTAATATGCTCGCATATAGCAGTTCAAAAGGCTCCATCCGTTTGATTGATATGAGGCAATCAGCTCTGTGCGATTCTCATACTAAATT GTTTGAAGAACCGGAAGCACCTGGTTCAAGATCATTTTTCACAGAGATAATTGCCTCAATTTCAGATATTAAATTCTCAAAGAATGGGAGATACATACTTAGTCGCGATTACATGACCCTCAAG CTGTGGGACATAAACATGGATTCTGGTCCAGTTGCGTCTTACCAGGTTCATGAACATCTGAGACCAAGG CTATGTGATCTCTATGAAAATGACTCCATCTTTGATAAATTCGAGTGTTGTCTGAGTGGTGATGGATCGAGGGTAGCAACAGGCTCTTACAG CAATCTGTTCCGCGTATTTGGAGCGTCTCAAGGAAGTACTGAAGCTGCAACGTTGGAAGCTAGCAAAAACCCGATGAG GAGGCAAACACCTGCGAGATCTTCCAGATCTATGACAAGCGTGGTTAGACGAG GATCAGAGAGTCCAGGATCAGATGCGAACGGAAACGCACACGATTTCACAACTAAGTTGCTGCATATGGCTTGGCACCCAACGGAGAACTCAATTGCTTGTGCAGCAGCCAACAGCTTGTACATGTATTATGGATGA